A stretch of the Porifericola rhodea genome encodes the following:
- a CDS encoding DUF349 domain-containing protein — translation MESKNPYGFIKEGKIYRNAFLEYPEREIGEVRESEESTIKYFEDRFAMAENKVYNLSKAVEESDNKGSYLMKLVHMREQLANFDALGDYIVLYDKLDELEEMLREIISKNRVKNLEIKRALIVEAEAFEHSTDWQEATDQLKEIKNKWIRTGAVEKEYEEEIEGRFTEVLDNFFQRRNQFFEDRKKMVGERIQKYYDIIYELRGLLRSDDRQAAKERVKQLQSDWRDIGKIPPKLYGKLFKDFRYLTGKVFKPQNRYGSGGGYRSPQGGGGYRSSSPRPSGGGGYRPSGGTGSSYPPRRRPDNRFEPEYNITEMLERKKELLSQATQLAEREGEDVVEDVKRLRFLWKRTGRLPRDVGGSISSDFTRACDMASEKSFLNRLVRSKNPDYDNIDSQEKINLKINLLSNLIVRDEKELDVYKENVEKFSSNTYNVDREVSIKLKAQQRKVEVKKALMEELINGLRAQK, via the coding sequence GTGGAGTCAAAGAATCCCTACGGTTTTATCAAAGAGGGTAAAATCTATCGTAATGCTTTTCTTGAATATCCCGAACGTGAGATCGGAGAGGTCCGAGAAAGTGAAGAATCGACCATCAAGTATTTTGAAGACCGCTTTGCTATGGCGGAAAACAAAGTGTACAACCTCAGCAAGGCAGTAGAAGAGTCCGATAACAAAGGATCGTACCTGATGAAGTTAGTGCATATGCGAGAGCAGCTCGCTAATTTTGATGCCCTCGGTGACTATATCGTGTTATACGATAAGCTTGACGAACTGGAAGAGATGCTACGCGAGATTATCTCTAAAAACCGCGTAAAAAATCTGGAGATTAAAAGAGCACTCATAGTAGAAGCAGAAGCTTTTGAACATAGCACCGACTGGCAGGAGGCTACCGATCAGCTTAAGGAAATTAAAAACAAATGGATTCGTACCGGTGCTGTTGAAAAAGAGTATGAAGAAGAGATAGAAGGCCGCTTTACCGAAGTTTTAGATAATTTCTTCCAGCGAAGAAACCAGTTCTTCGAAGATCGCAAGAAAATGGTTGGCGAGCGCATACAAAAGTACTACGATATCATTTATGAGCTAAGAGGCTTATTACGCAGCGATGACAGACAGGCAGCAAAAGAAAGAGTAAAACAGTTACAATCAGACTGGCGTGATATCGGTAAAATTCCCCCCAAATTATACGGCAAGCTATTTAAAGACTTCAGATACTTAACCGGCAAAGTATTTAAACCACAGAATCGCTATGGTTCTGGAGGAGGCTATCGTTCTCCTCAGGGCGGAGGCGGATATCGATCTTCTTCACCACGCCCCTCAGGTGGTGGAGGCTACCGCCCTTCAGGAGGCACTGGTAGTAGTTACCCTCCACGCAGAAGGCCAGACAATCGTTTTGAGCCTGAGTACAATATCACAGAAATGCTTGAGCGCAAAAAAGAGTTACTCTCTCAGGCTACTCAACTTGCCGAACGCGAAGGTGAAGATGTAGTAGAAGATGTAAAAAGGCTAAGATTTCTGTGGAAAAGAACAGGAAGACTCCCTCGTGATGTAGGGGGCAGTATCTCTTCTGACTTTACCAGAGCCTGTGATATGGCCAGCGAAAAGAGCTTTCTCAACCGCCTGGTACGCTCTAAAAACCCTGATTATGATAACATAGATTCTCAGGAAAAAATAAACCTTAAAATTAATCTTTTAAGCAACCTAATCGTAAGAGACGAAAAAGAACTGGATGTATATAAAGAAAACGTTGAAAAGTTCTCTTCTAATACTTACAATGTAGACCGTGAGGTAAGCATTAAGCTGAAGGCACAACAAAGAAAAGTAGAGGTAAAGAAGGCGTTGATGGAGGAGCTGATTAACGGCCTTAGAGCCCAGAAATAA
- the queA gene encoding tRNA preQ1(34) S-adenosylmethionine ribosyltransferase-isomerase QueA, whose translation MKLSAFKFDLPLELIAQYPAEVRDEARLMVVHRDTGEIEHKVFKDIVDYFDEGDAMVVNDTKVFPARLYGNKEKTGAQIEVFLLRELNQEMHLWDVLVDPARKIRVGNKLYFGDGELVAEVIDNTTSRGRTIRFLYDGENEEFYKIIDSLGETPLPKYIKRKVEPDDRERFQTIYAKNVGAVAAPTAGLHFTPQVMKRMEIKGVHMPSITLHVGLGTFRSVDVEDLTKHKMDSENFAISKETENIVNSSLDNKKRVCSIGTTSMRALESSVSANGRLKANEGWTDKFIFPPYEFKICNALVTNFHLPQSTLLMMACAFGGYELIMHAYETAVKEKYKFFSYGDAMLII comes from the coding sequence ATGAAATTATCGGCATTTAAGTTTGACCTTCCTTTAGAACTTATTGCTCAGTATCCCGCTGAAGTAAGAGACGAAGCACGACTGATGGTAGTACATCGCGATACTGGAGAAATCGAACACAAAGTTTTCAAAGATATCGTAGATTATTTTGACGAAGGTGATGCTATGGTAGTCAATGATACCAAAGTCTTCCCTGCCCGCCTGTATGGTAACAAAGAAAAAACTGGTGCACAGATAGAAGTTTTTCTTTTAAGAGAACTTAATCAGGAGATGCATCTATGGGATGTGCTGGTAGACCCCGCCAGAAAAATAAGAGTAGGAAACAAACTCTACTTTGGTGATGGTGAACTGGTAGCAGAGGTAATTGACAATACTACTTCTCGTGGTAGAACAATACGCTTCCTTTACGATGGCGAAAACGAAGAGTTCTACAAAATTATTGACTCTCTTGGTGAAACACCTCTCCCTAAGTATATCAAAAGAAAAGTTGAACCTGATGATCGTGAGCGCTTTCAAACCATATACGCAAAAAATGTAGGTGCGGTAGCTGCTCCAACGGCAGGTCTACATTTTACCCCCCAGGTGATGAAGAGGATGGAAATAAAAGGAGTACATATGCCTTCTATCACTCTCCACGTTGGTTTGGGTACATTTCGCTCAGTAGACGTAGAAGACCTGACAAAGCACAAAATGGATTCTGAAAACTTTGCTATCAGCAAAGAAACAGAAAATATAGTAAATAGCTCTCTAGACAATAAAAAGAGAGTATGTTCAATAGGAACTACCTCTATGCGTGCGCTGGAGTCTTCTGTATCTGCTAATGGGCGCCTTAAAGCAAATGAAGGCTGGACAGATAAATTTATTTTCCCTCCTTACGAGTTTAAAATCTGTAACGCTTTGGTAACTAACTTCCACTTGCCCCAGTCTACCTTACTGATGATGGCTTGTGCTTTTGGAGGTTATGAGCTGATTATGCATGCTTACGAAACTGCCGTTAAGGAGAAGTATAAATTCTTCTCTTACGGTGATGCTATGCTAATTATTTAA
- a CDS encoding universal stress protein produces MFKKLAIALAFSPRYEAILSEARRFQELFKAQLVIIHVGNKTADKEELLHSKLQDIGFDESAVKVVWQKGEPAKQILKVCRKEKVDLLVAGAMRKENIFRYYIGSVARTILRKAECSVLVMVNPSNQPKPFRKIVINGGENEALLSTLTKGVALGKIEKASQVHVLREVRMLGLAMAVAGQEGNENEYSKTKRRILDEELQNVNRMLGKLDTSGLNINVKVIAGKPEFEIAKFSRRVKSDLLVLGAPEHKLNLLDRIFPHDMEYLLADLPTNLLVVHHKG; encoded by the coding sequence ATGTTCAAAAAATTAGCTATTGCATTAGCCTTCTCTCCTCGTTACGAAGCTATTCTTAGCGAAGCCCGTCGCTTTCAGGAGTTGTTCAAGGCCCAGCTTGTCATTATACATGTAGGTAACAAAACCGCTGATAAAGAAGAACTGCTGCATAGCAAGCTACAGGATATTGGTTTTGATGAGTCTGCAGTAAAGGTGGTATGGCAGAAAGGTGAACCCGCCAAGCAGATTTTAAAAGTGTGCCGTAAAGAAAAAGTAGACCTACTGGTGGCAGGTGCTATGCGCAAAGAGAATATCTTTCGCTACTATATAGGCTCCGTAGCCCGTACCATATTACGCAAGGCAGAATGTTCTGTGCTGGTAATGGTCAACCCTTCTAACCAACCCAAGCCATTTCGCAAAATTGTGATCAATGGTGGAGAAAATGAGGCATTGCTATCTACCCTTACTAAAGGCGTGGCCTTAGGTAAAATAGAAAAAGCCTCACAGGTACATGTGTTGCGCGAGGTGCGTATGCTGGGGCTAGCTATGGCAGTTGCCGGGCAAGAAGGTAATGAGAATGAATACAGCAAAACCAAAAGGAGAATTCTGGATGAAGAACTGCAAAACGTCAATCGGATGCTGGGCAAGCTGGATACCTCTGGCCTTAATATTAATGTCAAAGTTATTGCTGGTAAACCAGAGTTTGAGATAGCGAAATTTTCTCGTAGAGTAAAATCTGACTTGCTGGTATTGGGTGCTCCTGAGCATAAGCTGAATCTGCTTGACAGAATTTTTCCTCACGATATGGAATACCTACTGGCTGACCTTCCTACCAATCTTTTGGTTGTTCATCATAAGGGATAG
- a CDS encoding ABC transporter permease produces MIFIKLVAESLVFAWQALKANVLRTVLSLLGVTIGIFAIITVFTVVDSLERSIRDSLSFLGDQVIRVEKWPWIFEDNYPWWKYYKRPQPTLTEFEFLQDNITLASSLTIFAERGNALIQHESSSMNDVQLIGVSFEYNQVYDTPLTYGRYFSSREIDQARNVALIGYEIAQTLFPYSNPLGKEIKIKGLKYVVVGVFEEQGENIIETPSLDATCLIPYNSFLKLYASGSRFGIGSTIGLRGFENDEGLIELENEVIGLMRSRRGLRPLEEENFAINRPEAFAEVVSNIFDVIGIAGWIIGSFSILVGGFGIANIMFVSVKERTNIIGIQKALGAKNHFILFQFLFESIFLSLIGGLAGLLLVYLITFIQLGSLTLLLTPKNIILGLTVSCLVGIVSGLIPALVASRMDPVEAIRS; encoded by the coding sequence ATGATCTTCATCAAATTAGTTGCTGAAAGCCTTGTTTTTGCCTGGCAGGCCCTTAAAGCCAATGTACTGCGTACTGTACTCTCATTATTGGGGGTTACAATTGGTATTTTTGCCATCATTACTGTGTTTACAGTGGTAGATTCGCTGGAAAGAAGTATTCGGGATAGTTTGTCTTTTTTAGGCGATCAGGTAATACGAGTAGAAAAATGGCCGTGGATTTTTGAAGACAACTACCCCTGGTGGAAATATTACAAACGCCCACAACCTACACTAACCGAATTTGAATTTCTTCAGGATAACATCACGCTGGCTTCCAGTCTTACTATTTTTGCTGAGCGGGGCAATGCATTAATACAGCACGAAAGCAGTAGTATGAATGACGTACAGCTTATTGGTGTTTCTTTTGAGTACAACCAGGTATACGACACTCCTTTAACTTACGGACGCTACTTTTCTTCCCGAGAAATTGACCAGGCCAGAAATGTAGCACTTATTGGCTACGAAATTGCTCAAACGCTTTTCCCCTACTCGAACCCCTTGGGTAAAGAAATTAAAATAAAAGGCCTTAAGTATGTAGTGGTAGGCGTATTTGAAGAACAGGGAGAAAATATAATTGAAACACCAAGTCTGGATGCTACCTGCCTCATTCCTTATAACAGCTTCTTGAAATTATACGCCAGCGGCAGCAGATTTGGAATAGGCTCTACTATTGGGTTGCGAGGCTTTGAGAATGATGAAGGACTTATAGAGCTTGAAAACGAAGTGATTGGGCTTATGCGCAGCCGTCGTGGCCTACGCCCACTGGAAGAAGAGAATTTTGCGATTAACCGCCCCGAAGCCTTTGCTGAGGTTGTCAGCAATATTTTTGATGTCATTGGCATTGCAGGTTGGATTATTGGCAGCTTCTCCATACTGGTGGGAGGCTTTGGAATAGCCAACATCATGTTTGTTTCGGTAAAAGAGCGTACCAATATTATTGGTATACAAAAAGCTTTAGGAGCAAAAAATCATTTTATCCTCTTTCAGTTTTTGTTTGAATCTATCTTTCTGAGCCTGATCGGAGGATTGGCAGGACTGCTACTGGTCTATCTTATTACCTTCATTCAACTAGGTTCACTAACGCTGCTTCTTACCCCTAAAAATATTATCTTAGGATTGACGGTATCTTGTCTGGTAGGTATAGTTTCCGGATTGATACCTGCCCTGGTGGCTTCTCGTATGGACCCGGTTGAAGCCATTCGTAGCTAG
- a CDS encoding DUF2795 domain-containing protein yields the protein MYWTLELASYLEDAPWPATKDELIDFSIRSGAPLEVVENLQELEDDGQPYENIEEIWPDYPTKEDFFFNEDEY from the coding sequence ATGTACTGGACATTAGAATTAGCTTCTTATCTTGAGGATGCTCCCTGGCCTGCAACCAAGGATGAACTCATAGACTTCTCAATCCGTTCAGGAGCTCCTTTAGAGGTAGTGGAGAATTTACAGGAATTGGAAGACGATGGTCAGCCTTATGAAAATATCGAAGAGATATGGCCTGACTACCCTACTAAAGAAGATTTCTTCTTTAACGAGGACGAATACTAA
- a CDS encoding cation:proton antiporter, which produces MEKLNHAEVVNLLIQLSMMLGVGRLMAELFRVFKQPAVVGEIIAGIILGPTILGAVSPEAFSWLFPASGATAIALDGFIQLSVILLLFIAGMEVELHIVWQQGKQALLTSFFALTVPFILGFVTTYYFPDFFQLSKESDQRLVFALFIGTTMAITALPVIARILMDLSLFKSGMGMLIIASAMINDLLGWLIFTVILSMLGSGSGMAVWQTILLTIGFTLVMLTLGKGLINKGLPWVNKKMTWPGGVLSIAMAFCLLAAAFTEFIGIHAIFGAFIIGVAVGDSQHLTERAKEILHHFINSIFAPLFFVSIGLHINFVSSFNLPLVLVLIVLAFVGKVSGAYFGARKGGLESSQALAVGFGMNTHGTLEVILGAIALEAGLITEEIFVAILVMVIFTIVTSAPLMKYCLQMKVKNPRLADAKAKTEQSVE; this is translated from the coding sequence ATGGAAAAACTTAATCATGCAGAGGTTGTCAACCTACTGATACAGTTAAGCATGATGCTGGGCGTAGGCAGGCTGATGGCAGAATTATTTAGGGTTTTTAAACAACCAGCAGTGGTTGGAGAGATTATCGCGGGCATTATTCTGGGGCCTACAATCCTGGGTGCGGTCTCACCCGAAGCCTTTAGCTGGCTTTTTCCCGCAAGTGGTGCTACTGCTATCGCATTAGATGGCTTCATTCAGCTTTCTGTAATACTGTTACTTTTTATTGCAGGTATGGAAGTGGAGCTGCACATCGTATGGCAGCAAGGTAAACAGGCCCTGCTCACCAGCTTTTTTGCCCTTACTGTCCCCTTCATCTTAGGTTTTGTAACTACATATTACTTCCCTGATTTTTTCCAGTTAAGCAAAGAAAGTGATCAAAGGCTGGTATTTGCCCTCTTCATAGGTACAACAATGGCTATAACAGCTTTGCCGGTTATTGCGCGTATCCTTATGGATTTGTCCTTATTCAAATCTGGTATGGGCATGCTGATTATTGCTTCTGCTATGATCAACGACCTGCTGGGCTGGCTGATTTTTACTGTTATTCTAAGTATGTTGGGAAGTGGCTCGGGCATGGCCGTATGGCAGACAATTCTGCTAACAATAGGATTTACTTTGGTAATGCTTACTCTGGGTAAAGGATTGATTAATAAAGGCTTACCCTGGGTTAATAAAAAAATGACCTGGCCTGGAGGCGTATTGTCTATTGCTATGGCTTTTTGCCTGCTGGCAGCAGCTTTTACTGAGTTTATAGGTATTCATGCCATTTTTGGAGCTTTTATTATTGGAGTAGCGGTAGGAGATTCGCAACACCTTACCGAGCGTGCTAAAGAAATTTTACATCATTTCATCAATAGTATATTTGCTCCCCTCTTTTTTGTGTCTATAGGGCTGCATATCAATTTTGTAAGCAGCTTTAACCTTCCTCTGGTACTGGTACTAATTGTGCTGGCCTTTGTGGGAAAAGTGAGTGGTGCGTATTTCGGTGCGCGTAAAGGTGGCTTGGAATCTTCTCAGGCCTTGGCAGTCGGTTTTGGAATGAATACCCACGGAACGCTGGAGGTAATTCTTGGTGCTATAGCACTGGAAGCTGGATTGATAACCGAAGAAATTTTTGTGGCAATACTGGTTATGGTAATCTTTACAATAGTTACTTCTGCACCACTCATGAAGTACTGCCTGCAAATGAAAGTGAAAAACCCCCGATTAGCAGATGCTAAAGCCAAAACAGAGCAAAGTGTAGAATGA
- a CDS encoding 2-C-methyl-D-erythritol 4-phosphate cytidylyltransferase: protein MQKIAVIVAGGSGVRMGMAIPKQFLMLHEKPILMRTLEAFAHYDQQLQIVLVLPEAEKDRWQQLCEKYHFQIPHLIISGGANRTASVRNGLNAIHFSEALVAIHDGVRPLVSQKIIHQSFQEAEAKGNAIVSVPLKDSIRWSVKQSNKAVDRSEYRLIQTPQTFKLSLIKEAYANLGAEMMSDDASVLEASGVTINLIEGDYKNIKITTKEDLRVAEALWSSLPS from the coding sequence TTGCAAAAAATCGCTGTAATTGTAGCGGGCGGAAGTGGTGTAAGAATGGGGATGGCTATTCCTAAGCAGTTTTTAATGCTGCACGAAAAGCCTATACTCATGCGAACACTAGAAGCTTTTGCCCACTACGATCAGCAGTTGCAAATCGTACTGGTACTGCCCGAAGCGGAAAAAGATCGCTGGCAGCAATTGTGCGAAAAATACCACTTTCAAATTCCTCACCTCATCATTAGTGGGGGCGCAAATCGGACAGCCTCAGTCCGTAATGGCCTCAATGCCATTCATTTCTCAGAAGCTTTAGTAGCCATACACGATGGGGTTCGGCCCCTGGTAAGCCAGAAAATTATTCATCAGTCTTTTCAGGAAGCTGAAGCTAAAGGAAATGCAATAGTTTCTGTGCCGCTTAAAGACTCTATCCGGTGGAGTGTTAAGCAGAGCAACAAAGCAGTAGATAGAAGTGAATATCGTCTGATTCAAACGCCTCAGACATTTAAATTGTCACTGATTAAAGAAGCCTATGCGAATCTAGGGGCAGAGATGATGAGTGATGATGCCAGTGTATTAGAGGCAAGCGGAGTTACGATCAACCTAATAGAGGGTGACTATAAAAATATTAAAATTACAACGAAAGAAGATTTAAGAGTGGCAGAGGCGTTGTGGAGCTCCCTGCCTTCGTAA
- the ettA gene encoding energy-dependent translational throttle protein EttA, whose product MSNEKIIFSMSGVSKIYPPQKQVLKNIYLSFFYGAKIGVIGLNGAGKSTLLRIIAGTEKNYQGEVAFSSGYSVGMLEQEPQLDQEKTVREVVEEGVQEVVDLLKEFEKVNEAFADPAVMEDPDAMEKLIDKQGKIQEELDRVNAWELDTRLERAMDALRTPPSDAKVATLSGGEKRRVALCRLLLQEPDVLLLDEPTNHLDAESVLWLEQHLQQYKGTVIAVTHDRYFLDNVAGWILELDRGEGIPWKGNYSSWLEQKQNRLSEEEKSESKRQKTLQRELDWIRMTPKGRQAKAKARLSAYDKLLGEEAKEKESKLELFIPPGPRLGNKVLEAVHVSKAYGDKLLYEDLTFNLPQAGIVGVIGPNGAGKTTLFNLITGKEQPDHGNIDLGSTVELAYVDQEHDALNPDKSVWETISGGNELIELGGKQVNSRAYVSKFNFSGADQEKKVGKLSGGERNRVHLAMMLKKGANLLLLDEPTNDLDVNTLRALEEALESFAGCAVIISHDRWFLDRVATHILAFEGDSQVYWFEGNFSDYEENRKKRLGDTEPKRIKYKKIA is encoded by the coding sequence ATGAGTAATGAGAAAATTATTTTTTCAATGTCGGGGGTAAGCAAAATTTATCCTCCCCAAAAACAGGTATTAAAAAATATATATCTATCTTTTTTCTATGGCGCAAAAATAGGAGTTATCGGATTAAATGGTGCAGGAAAGTCAACATTACTACGAATTATTGCCGGTACAGAAAAAAACTATCAGGGAGAAGTAGCTTTTTCGTCGGGTTACTCAGTAGGAATGCTGGAGCAGGAGCCTCAATTAGATCAGGAAAAAACCGTGAGAGAAGTAGTAGAAGAAGGGGTGCAGGAAGTGGTTGACCTCCTTAAAGAATTTGAAAAAGTAAACGAAGCTTTCGCTGATCCGGCAGTAATGGAAGACCCGGATGCAATGGAGAAGCTAATTGATAAGCAGGGCAAAATTCAGGAAGAGCTGGATCGGGTAAACGCCTGGGAACTGGATACAAGGCTGGAGCGCGCTATGGATGCGCTACGCACCCCTCCTTCAGATGCTAAAGTGGCTACGCTTTCCGGAGGGGAAAAGAGAAGAGTAGCTCTTTGTCGTTTGCTGCTACAGGAGCCTGATGTGCTGCTGCTGGACGAGCCTACTAACCACCTGGATGCTGAATCTGTACTTTGGCTGGAGCAGCACCTGCAGCAGTATAAAGGTACTGTTATCGCTGTGACTCACGACCGCTACTTTCTGGACAATGTAGCCGGATGGATTCTGGAACTGGACAGGGGAGAAGGTATTCCATGGAAGGGCAACTACTCCAGTTGGCTTGAGCAAAAACAAAATCGCCTGTCAGAAGAAGAAAAGTCAGAGTCGAAGAGACAAAAGACTTTACAAAGAGAACTGGATTGGATACGCATGACACCCAAAGGCAGGCAGGCTAAAGCTAAAGCTCGTCTGAGTGCCTACGATAAGCTACTGGGCGAAGAGGCTAAAGAAAAAGAATCCAAACTAGAGCTGTTTATTCCTCCCGGACCTCGTTTGGGAAATAAAGTGCTGGAAGCTGTGCATGTTTCCAAAGCTTATGGCGATAAGCTGCTTTACGAAGACCTGACTTTCAATTTACCGCAGGCTGGTATAGTAGGAGTAATCGGTCCGAATGGTGCAGGTAAAACCACATTGTTCAATCTGATTACAGGAAAAGAACAGCCAGATCATGGTAATATAGATTTGGGCTCTACCGTAGAGTTAGCCTATGTAGACCAGGAACATGATGCTCTTAACCCGGATAAGAGTGTGTGGGAAACAATATCCGGAGGTAATGAACTGATAGAATTAGGAGGAAAGCAGGTTAACTCGCGCGCATATGTGAGTAAATTTAACTTTAGCGGAGCAGATCAGGAAAAGAAAGTAGGCAAACTTTCCGGAGGTGAGCGTAACCGTGTGCATCTGGCTATGATGTTAAAGAAAGGTGCAAACCTTTTGCTGTTGGATGAACCTACCAACGATCTGGATGTGAATACCCTGCGTGCACTGGAAGAGGCTCTGGAAAGTTTCGCGGGCTGTGCGGTTATTATTTCTCACGACCGTTGGTTCCTGGATAGAGTGGCTACTCACATACTTGCATTTGAAGGTGACTCTCAGGTATACTGGTTTGAAGGCAACTTTAGCGACTATGAAGAAAACCGTAAGAAACGTCTGGGCGATACTGAACCTAAACGTATCAAATACAAGAAGATAGCCTGA
- the glpK gene encoding glycerol kinase GlpK has product MEKYILALDQGTTSSRAIVFDHQGSIIDIAQKEFKQYYPKPGWIEHDPNEIWETQLQVAQEVLKKAHLKASQIAAIGITNQRETTVLWDKETGEPVHNAIVWQDRRTSKYCDQLREEGFEETITEKTGLISDAYFSGTKVKWILDNVPEARKKAEKEQLAFGTIDSFLIWKLTGGKLHITDVTNASRTLLYDIHKLWWSTTITKKFGVPMSILPQVVPSSKEYGKTDPELFGEAIPIGGIAGDQQAALFGQMCTQPGMIKNTYGTGSFVVLNTGEKPISSKNRLLTTIASQIDGKTSYALEGSIFIAGAVVQWLRDGLGIIKSSSEIEALANSVDDNGGVYLVPALTGLGAPHWDQYARGTIAGITRGTTAGHIARAAMEGIAYQAMDVLRAMHDDADIELKELRVDGGATANNTLMQFQADLLQMPVVRPKIMETTALGAAYLAGLAVGYWSSLEEIQQQWQEDRTFTPDKDFDATELRKHWDKAVERSKSWIEE; this is encoded by the coding sequence ATGGAAAAATATATCCTCGCATTAGATCAGGGCACTACCAGCTCACGCGCTATCGTTTTTGATCATCAGGGTTCTATTATAGACATTGCACAAAAAGAATTTAAACAGTACTACCCTAAACCTGGATGGATAGAGCATGACCCTAATGAGATATGGGAAACCCAACTCCAAGTAGCTCAGGAAGTACTCAAGAAAGCTCACCTGAAAGCCAGTCAAATAGCCGCTATCGGTATTACCAATCAGCGCGAGACCACTGTATTGTGGGATAAAGAAACAGGAGAGCCCGTACACAATGCAATTGTCTGGCAAGACCGCCGCACCTCTAAATACTGTGACCAACTACGCGAAGAGGGCTTTGAAGAAACCATAACCGAAAAAACTGGCCTTATCTCCGATGCCTATTTTAGCGGCACCAAAGTAAAATGGATATTAGACAATGTGCCCGAAGCACGCAAAAAAGCAGAGAAGGAACAGCTCGCTTTTGGCACAATTGACTCATTCCTTATCTGGAAACTTACGGGAGGCAAGCTTCACATCACCGATGTTACCAATGCCAGCCGCACACTCCTCTACGATATCCATAAACTCTGGTGGAGTACTACCATCACAAAAAAGTTTGGCGTACCTATGTCCATTCTCCCGCAGGTAGTACCAAGCAGTAAAGAATACGGAAAAACCGACCCGGAATTGTTTGGAGAGGCAATTCCAATCGGAGGTATTGCAGGTGATCAGCAGGCAGCACTTTTCGGACAAATGTGTACGCAACCCGGTATGATTAAAAACACATATGGTACCGGTAGCTTTGTCGTGCTTAACACCGGAGAAAAGCCAATAAGCTCTAAAAACAGACTACTTACTACTATTGCCTCGCAAATAGATGGCAAGACCTCTTATGCACTAGAAGGTAGTATTTTTATTGCTGGTGCTGTAGTACAATGGCTTAGAGATGGCCTGGGAATTATTAAATCTTCTTCTGAAATAGAAGCTTTAGCCAATAGTGTTGATGATAATGGTGGCGTTTATCTGGTACCTGCGCTTACCGGATTGGGTGCTCCCCACTGGGATCAATACGCCAGAGGCACAATAGCCGGAATTACAAGAGGAACTACTGCCGGGCATATCGCCAGAGCAGCAATGGAAGGTATTGCCTATCAGGCTATGGACGTACTTAGAGCCATGCATGATGATGCAGATATAGAGTTGAAAGAGCTTAGGGTAGATGGAGGAGCTACGGCCAACAATACGCTCATGCAATTTCAGGCCGATTTACTTCAGATGCCTGTTGTACGCCCTAAAATTATGGAAACTACAGCTCTGGGTGCAGCGTACCTGGCAGGGCTGGCAGTTGGTTACTGGAGCAGTCTGGAAGAAATTCAACAACAATGGCAGGAAGATCGTACTTTTACACCAGATAAAGACTTTGATGCCACAGAACTACGTAAACATTGGGATAAAGCAGTAGAAAGATCAAAATCATGGATTGAAGAGTAA